The Desulfotignum phosphitoxidans DSM 13687 genome has a window encoding:
- a CDS encoding SLBB domain-containing protein, giving the protein MQDFSKFSWVAFLGLFVWLVWVPCPETAASDDAVYRLGAGDVVRISIVAGGEEQVAKEMVVGDTGDVTVPFIGKLPAAGLTINELEKQIIPPLARDFFVDPQVHLQIKEYRSLQFFISGAVKEPGVFSLDFMPTIMDLIAKAGGVTPERGNLAYVLRGMKDPVRMAEEPAMEELEELDAEVPTQSIRGTKPIIVDLQRLLDEGDMTENIRLATGDTVYIPPGTKLNQAATKIYVQGEVKKPGVFDFQPGMTALAACIMAGGFDQFAAPNRARIIRQTDSERNVITIDLKKVQTGDAPDLPLQPGDRIHIPESWL; this is encoded by the coding sequence ATGCAGGATTTTTCAAAGTTCAGTTGGGTGGCTTTTCTGGGGCTTTTCGTGTGGCTGGTATGGGTGCCCTGTCCGGAAACGGCCGCATCCGATGATGCCGTGTACCGCCTGGGTGCCGGTGATGTGGTCCGGATATCCATTGTGGCCGGGGGAGAAGAGCAGGTGGCCAAAGAGATGGTGGTGGGGGATACGGGCGATGTCACCGTGCCGTTCATCGGTAAACTGCCGGCAGCCGGTCTCACCATCAATGAACTGGAAAAACAGATCATTCCTCCTTTGGCCAGAGACTTTTTTGTGGACCCCCAGGTGCACTTGCAGATCAAGGAATACCGCAGCCTTCAATTTTTCATTTCCGGGGCCGTCAAAGAACCCGGGGTGTTTTCCCTGGATTTCATGCCCACCATCATGGACCTGATCGCCAAAGCCGGGGGCGTGACCCCGGAGCGGGGCAACCTGGCCTATGTACTCCGGGGCATGAAAGACCCGGTGCGGATGGCCGAAGAACCGGCCATGGAAGAACTGGAGGAGCTGGACGCGGAAGTGCCCACCCAGTCCATCCGGGGCACCAAACCCATTATCGTGGATTTGCAGCGGCTTTTGGATGAAGGCGACATGACGGAAAACATCCGCCTGGCCACGGGAGATACCGTGTATATTCCGCCGGGCACCAAACTGAACCAGGCCGCCACCAAGATCTATGTCCAGGGCGAGGTTAAAAAACCCGGGGTGTTTGATTTTCAACCCGGGATGACGGCCCTGGCCGCCTGCATCATGGCCGGCGGGTTTGACCAGTTTGCCGCCCCCAACCGGGCCCGGATCATCCGGCAGACCGACTCGGAACGTAACGTGATCACCATTGATCTTAAAAAAGTTCAGACCGGGGATGCGCCGGATTTGCCCCTTCAGCCCGGCGACCGGATCCATATTCCTGAATCATGGCTGTAA